Proteins from a genomic interval of Quercus robur chromosome 9, dhQueRobu3.1, whole genome shotgun sequence:
- the LOC126700588 gene encoding disease resistance protein RPP2B-like: MSSLSELYLNETAIKELPLSVEHLTGLAKLDLGDCKNLSSLPNVCCCLMSLKILTLSGCSKINELPKNLGNIKGLEELDVSGTAITELPSSIVLLKNLKVPSLCGCEGLSSMSSNKLFSFTLMRKRRVDPTGMLERSLSNLWSLTKLNLSYCNLQAIPDSLSCLHSLSHLDLRANIFVGLPESTTGLSNLKSLFLSGCTHLRSLPKLPLNIHDIYADGCTSLDTLPLRPDANFHPFIHLVNCIKLIDNQDYPDICLAMLRNYLQSQRKVICFLFAIPGREIPKWFTHQSIGASMNLQVPSSLCNKLKGVAVCAIFVLHQHHPFPQLNSLFEWRSYRGTHEIWCSLESDRLEVMKCGGRLIFEQDIEDLNQTMPRCSNSSSCSITPYEDDFEGSAKDTKTKRSRDDNDGTSGEGTSNEVDVPRPKRIQLPNLIERFIPHLGNWIENLSTQGQGNTDCEKEES, translated from the exons ATGTCAAGTTTGTCGGAACTTTATTTGAATGAGACTGCCATAAAAGAACTACCATTGTCTGTGGAGCATTTAACTGGCCTTGCTAAATTAGATCTAGGAGACTGCAAAAACCTTTCAAGTCTTCCAaatgtttgttgttgtttgatGTCTCTAAAAATTCTCACTTTGTCTGGTTGCTCAAAAATTAATGAACTGCCAAAGAATTTGGGGAATATCAAAGGTCTGGAGGAGCTAGATGTGAGTGGAACTGCTATAACAGAATTACCTTCTTCGATTGTTCTcttaaaaaatctcaaagtACCATCTCTTTGTGGATGTGAAGGCTTATCATCTATGTCATCAAATAAACTCTTCAGTTTTACTTTAATGCGAAAAAGAAGAGTAGATCCCACGGGCATGTTAGAGCGTTCTCTTTCTAATTTATGGTCTTTGACTAAATTGAACCTAAGTTATTGCAATCTTCAAGCAATCCCTGATAGTCTTAGTTGTTTACACTCTTTAAGCCATTTAGATCTCAGGGCAAATATTTTTGTTGGCCTTCCCGAAAGTACCACTGGACTATCTAATTTGAAGTCTCTTTTTCTGAGTGGTTGCACACATCTTCGATCTTTGCCAAAGCTTCCATTAAATATTCACGATATATATGCAGATGGTTGTACCTCATTGGATACATTACCATTAAGACCTGACGCCAATTTTCATCCGTTTATTCATCTTGTCAATTGTATCAAATTGATTGACAATCAAGACTACCCTGACATATGTTTAGCAATGCTAAGAAATTACTTACAATctcag AGGAAAGTGATATGTTTTTTGTTCGCTATTCCTGGAAGAGAAATTCCGAAATGGTTCACCCATCAAAGCATAGGGGCTTCAATGAATCTGCAAGTGCCTTCAAGTTTATGTAATAAATTGAAGGGAGTCGCTGTGTGCGCTATTTTTGTACTCCACCAGCATCATCCATTTCCCCAACTTAATTCATTGTTTGAATGGAGAAGTTATAGAGGTACGCATGAAATTTGGTGTTCATTGGAAAGCGATAGATTGGAGGTTATGAAATGCGGGGGCCGTTTGATATTCGAGCAAGACATTGAAGATCTAAACCAAACTATGCCTAGGTGCAGCAACAGCAGCAGTTGTAGCATCACTCCTTATGAGGATGATTTTGAAGGTTCAGCAAAAGATACCAAAACTAAGCGAAGCCGTGATGACAATGATGGAACCAGTGGAGAAGGTACCTCTAATGAGGTAGATGTACCACGCCCAAAGAGGATACAGCTCCCTAATCTAATTGAAAGATTTATTCCTCATTTGGGAAATTGGATTGAAAATTTAAGCACACAAGGACAAGGTAACACTGATTGCGAAAAAGAGGAATCCTAG
- the LOC126700970 gene encoding uncharacterized protein LOC126700970 produces MQIKDEEAPMFPGKLKSDPNKRFRDKYCHFHRDHGHDMADCYDLKQQIEALIRQGKLQKFVNKEKTDPPPQDQDQHPRWDNKRPKPPIGDIRMIVGGTAAAGSSKKARKTYLRMIQNVQLMGAVPKIAQIEGPIIGSADILYYPAFQQMRIDKERLIPTNASLVGFGGSRVFPLGAVTLSVVVGDYPERIIKDVTFLVVDCSSTYNAILGRPTLNSWKAVTSTYHMMIKFPTDYRVGELRGSQMAVRECYVAMMEMEDQVQVLNIEKYWTVTKPVEKLEEIPLDSSDPNRTTKIGTLTNPAIHQELITFLRSNLDVFALES; encoded by the exons atgcaaatcaaggacgaggaGGCTCCGATGTTCCctggaaagctgaagagtgatcccaacaaacggTTTAGGGATAAATATTGCcacttccaccgtgaccatggtcacgataTGGCCGATTGCTATGACCTAAAGCAGCAGATCGaggcccttatcagacaaggaaaactGCAGAAGTTCGTTAACAAGGAGAAAACAGATCCACCCCCACAAGACCAAGACCAACACCCCCGATGGGATAATAAGCGACCGAAACCCCcgataggggacataaggatgatcgtaggaggaacGGCTGCCGCTGGGTCATCCAAAAAGGCCCGCAAAACCTACCTTAGGATGATACAAAATGTTCAGCTAATGGGGGCCGTGCCAAAGATAGCACAAATAGAAGGCCCTATTATTGG ttcagcagatattCTATACTACCCggcgttccagcagatgaggatcgacaagGAGCGATTGATTCCAACAAATGCCTCGCTCGTTGGTTTTGGAGGGAGCCGGGTATTCCCCCTGGGCGCGGTCACATTGTCCGTAGTGGTAGGTGATTACCCCGAGCGGATAAttaaggacgtaacattcttagtggtcgattgctcgtctaCCTACAATGCTATCCTcggacgacccacgctcaattCGTGGAAGGCGGTAACTTCAACTTACCACATGATGATTAAGTTTCCTACCGACTATAGAGTAGGGGAGTTGCGCGGAAGTCAAATGGCAGTGCGTGAATGCTATGTGGCTATGATGGAGATGGAGGATCAGGTCCAAGTCTTGAATATAGAAAAGTACTGGACGGTGACGAAGCCGGTAGAGAAACTAGAAGagataccccttgacagttctGATCCTAACCGAACAACCAAAATTGGAACCCTCACTAACCCCGCGATCCATCAAGAGCTCATAACCTTCCTCAGGAGCAATCTAGACGTATTCGCCCTGGAGTCATGA